A genome region from Nicotiana tabacum cultivar K326 chromosome 13, ASM71507v2, whole genome shotgun sequence includes the following:
- the LOC107789793 gene encoding small ribosomal subunit protein uS15 isoform X1: protein MGRMHSRGKGISASALPYKRTPPSWLKISAPDVEDNICKFAKKGLTPSQIGVILRDSHGIAQVKSVTGSKILRILKAHGLAPEIPEDLYHLIKKAVAIRKHLERNRKDKDSKFRLILVESRIHRLARYYKKTKKLPPVWKYESTTASTLVA, encoded by the exons ATGGGTCGTATGCACAGTCGAGG TAAGGGTATTTCAGCTTCAGCACTTCCGTACAAAAGGACTCCACCAAGTTGGTTGAAAATCTCTGCTCCTGAT GTTGAGGATAATATATGCAAGTTTGCCAAAAAGGGTTTGACACCTTCTCAAATTGGTGTTATTCTTCGTGATTCTCATGGAATTGCTCAGGTGAAGAGTGTAACTGGTAGCAAGATTCTCAGAATTTTGAAGGCTCATG GACTGGCTCCTGAGATTCCCGAGGATCTCTATCACCTTATCAAGAAGGCTGTTGCTATCCGGAAGCATCTTGAGAGAAACAGGAAGGACAAGGATTCCAAGTTTAGGTTGATTCTTGTTGAGAGCAGGATTCACCGACTTGCTCGTTActataagaaaacaaagaagctTCCACCAGTCTGGAAGTA TGAATCTACCACCGCCAGTACTCTTGTAGCATAG
- the LOC107789794 gene encoding vestitone reductase isoform X2 encodes MEVVDSKGMVCVTGGTGYLASWLIMKLLQHGYSVNATIRSARGHKTDVSYLTNLSGASQRLRIFHADLDKPESFSAAIEGCVGVFHVAHPMNFGDQEIEDEKIREAVDGTLGILRECLKSKTVRRVVYTSSRTTLMFNDKGLDTVDESSWSDISVMKTLKPISTASYVISKTLAEKAALEFAEKHGLDMVTVIPSWIHGPFLSPRFPESLRSAMAMIFGYQENCMKYPSLTPFVHVDDVASAHIFLLEYSKAKGSSLREIGGLKHPSLSSKKFLDTGFKYKYGLEEMFDGAIECCKQKCIL; translated from the exons ATGGAAGTGGTTGACAGCAAAGGTATGGTTTGTGTAACTGGTGGAACAGGATATCTAGCGTCATGGCTGATAATGAAGCTTCTTCAACATGGCTACTCAGTAAATGCTACCATAAGGTCCGCTCGAG GTCATAAAACAGATGTTAGCTACCTCACTAACTTGTCCGGTGCATCCCAAAGGCTACGGATATTTCATGCTGATTTGGACAAACCGGAAAGCTTTAGTGCAGCTATTGAAGGATGCGTTGGAGTATTTCATGTTGCTCATCCGATGAATTTTGGAGACCAAGAAATTGAAGATGAAAAGATAAGAGAAGCAGTTGATGGAACATTGGGGATTTTACGCGAATGCCTCAAGTCAAAAACAGTAAGACGAGTTGTTTACACTTCCAGCAGAACAACACTTATGTTTAATGATAAAGGTTTAGATACAGTGGATGAGAGCTCATGGTCTGATATCAGTGTCATGAAAACCTTAAAGCCTATATCTACAGCTTCTTATGTGATTAGTAAGACGTTAGCGGAAAAGGCTGCTCTTGAATTTGCTGAGAAGCATGGACTTGATATGGTGACTGTTATTCCTAGTTGGATACACGGTCCCTTCTTAAGTCCTCGATTCCCAGAGTCATTACGATCAGCCATGGCAATGATTTTTG GTTATCAGGAAAACTGCATGAAGTATCCCTCGCTTACCCCATTCGTGCATGTAGACGACGTTGCCAGTGCACACATATTCCTTCTGGAGTATAGTAAAGCAAAAGGGAG TTCCTTGAGGGAGATTGGAGGGCTTAAACACCCTAGCCTTTCATCAAAGAAATTTTTGGACACTGGATTTAAGTACAAGTATGGCCTTGAGGAAATGTTTGATGGTGCAATTGAATGTTGCAAACAAAAGTGTATACTCTAG
- the LOC107789793 gene encoding small ribosomal subunit protein uS15 isoform X2, with protein sequence MYFLVFQVEDNICKFAKKGLTPSQIGVILRDSHGIAQVKSVTGSKILRILKAHGLAPEIPEDLYHLIKKAVAIRKHLERNRKDKDSKFRLILVESRIHRLARYYKKTKKLPPVWKYESTTASTLVA encoded by the exons ATGTACTTTCTTGTGTTTCAGGTTGAGGATAATATATGCAAGTTTGCCAAAAAGGGTTTGACACCTTCTCAAATTGGTGTTATTCTTCGTGATTCTCATGGAATTGCTCAGGTGAAGAGTGTAACTGGTAGCAAGATTCTCAGAATTTTGAAGGCTCATG GACTGGCTCCTGAGATTCCCGAGGATCTCTATCACCTTATCAAGAAGGCTGTTGCTATCCGGAAGCATCTTGAGAGAAACAGGAAGGACAAGGATTCCAAGTTTAGGTTGATTCTTGTTGAGAGCAGGATTCACCGACTTGCTCGTTActataagaaaacaaagaagctTCCACCAGTCTGGAAGTA TGAATCTACCACCGCCAGTACTCTTGTAGCATAG
- the LOC107789790 gene encoding protein cornichon homolog 4-like produces the protein MGDLLSWLFSFFLLVAVLATILYQLMCLADLEYDYVNPYDSASRINRAVVPEFVLHGVLCFLHLVTGHWLMFLICLPYLYYNIKVYADRSHLVDVTEIFNQLPWEKKIRLYKLGYLVILLAFSIFWMVWSIVDE, from the exons ATGGGTGATCTACTCTCATGGCTATTTTCCTTCTTCCTTCTTGTTGCTGTTCTTGCTACTATCCTCTACCAG CTCATGTGCTTGGCAGACCTTGAATACGATTATGTTAACCCTTATGATTCGGCATCTCGGATTAACAGAGCAGTGGTACCAGAGTTTGTTCTTCACGGAGTGCTGTGCTTCCTACATCTTGTGACGGGGCATTGGTTGATGTTTCTGATATGTCTACCATACCTATATTATAACATCAAAGT CTATGCAGATCGCTCCCACTTGGTAGATGTAACTGAGATTTTCAATCAGCTTCCATGGGAAAAGAAGATACGGCTATATAAGCTTGGATACCTTGTGATACTTCTTGCCTTTTCGATATTTTG GATGGTTTGGAGCATTGTGGACGAATGA
- the LOC107789794 gene encoding vestitone reductase isoform X1: protein MEVVDSKGMVCVTGGTGYLASWLIMKLLQHGYSVNATIRSARGHKTDVSYLTNLSGASQRLRIFHADLDKPESFSAAIEGCVGVFHVAHPMNFGDQEIEDEKIREAVDGTLGILRECLKSKTVRRVVYTSSRTTLMFNDKGLDTVDESSWSDISVMKTLKPISTASYVISKTLAEKAALEFAEKHGLDMVTVIPSWIHGPFLSPRFPESLRSAMAMIFGYQENCMKYPSLTPFVHVDDVASAHIFLLEYSKAKGRYVCSSVEVTPDELFKFLSTRYPEYQIPDADSLREIGGLKHPSLSSKKFLDTGFKYKYGLEEMFDGAIECCKQKCIL, encoded by the exons ATGGAAGTGGTTGACAGCAAAGGTATGGTTTGTGTAACTGGTGGAACAGGATATCTAGCGTCATGGCTGATAATGAAGCTTCTTCAACATGGCTACTCAGTAAATGCTACCATAAGGTCCGCTCGAG GTCATAAAACAGATGTTAGCTACCTCACTAACTTGTCCGGTGCATCCCAAAGGCTACGGATATTTCATGCTGATTTGGACAAACCGGAAAGCTTTAGTGCAGCTATTGAAGGATGCGTTGGAGTATTTCATGTTGCTCATCCGATGAATTTTGGAGACCAAGAAATTGAAGATGAAAAGATAAGAGAAGCAGTTGATGGAACATTGGGGATTTTACGCGAATGCCTCAAGTCAAAAACAGTAAGACGAGTTGTTTACACTTCCAGCAGAACAACACTTATGTTTAATGATAAAGGTTTAGATACAGTGGATGAGAGCTCATGGTCTGATATCAGTGTCATGAAAACCTTAAAGCCTATATCTACAGCTTCTTATGTGATTAGTAAGACGTTAGCGGAAAAGGCTGCTCTTGAATTTGCTGAGAAGCATGGACTTGATATGGTGACTGTTATTCCTAGTTGGATACACGGTCCCTTCTTAAGTCCTCGATTCCCAGAGTCATTACGATCAGCCATGGCAATGATTTTTG GTTATCAGGAAAACTGCATGAAGTATCCCTCGCTTACCCCATTCGTGCATGTAGACGACGTTGCCAGTGCACACATATTCCTTCTGGAGTATAGTAAAGCAAAAGGGAGGTATGTTTGCTCTTCTGTAGAAGTTACACCAGATGAGCTATTTAAGTTCCTTTCAACAAGGTATCCTGAATATCAAATACCTGATGCCGA TTCCTTGAGGGAGATTGGAGGGCTTAAACACCCTAGCCTTTCATCAAAGAAATTTTTGGACACTGGATTTAAGTACAAGTATGGCCTTGAGGAAATGTTTGATGGTGCAATTGAATGTTGCAAACAAAAGTGTATACTCTAG